The following coding sequences lie in one Salmo salar chromosome ssa13, Ssal_v3.1, whole genome shotgun sequence genomic window:
- the LOC106566960 gene encoding uncharacterized protein — protein MLAIIESWEEEGSYYEDSTGQFLFILLLKVGLDCLVLSMCLCLLHTSFMGVCGLSVFLVDVVLVCAVAAVWFLGPARSPVSICFLLAHASAVFNALPLPMLGLGLLDYASEPCYTTCHVAPCRDLWNYALTLLVWVLAGVHSCCSAVTNLLEVEYEGGRNALGCAVQESEFVVHFSVGISVAICCVMLLHYKHLPLWLKEANRLSEQRDNVNPMLQSHLRFRYAKLQQLRGDEDEQKALAVETEWQRPPLYLSLTLDFGTTWASYLVMCIACELLGLAVPAYISINLLWLECANSVLVGLVFWLKSD, from the coding sequence ATGCTGGCCATCATTGAGTcctgggaagaggaggggagctaCTACGAGGACAGCACCGGTCAGTTTCTGTTCATCTTGCTGTTAAAGGTGGGCCTGGACTGCCTGGTCCTGTCGATGTGCTTGTGCTTGCTGCACACCTCCTTCATGGGCGTCTGTGGCCTCTCCGTCTTCCTCGTTGATGTGGTGTTGGTGTGCGCTGTGGCGGCTGTGTGGTTCCTCGGACCCGCCCGTTCCCCGGTGTCCATCTGCTTCCTCTTGGCGCATGCCTCAGCCGTGTTCAACGCGCTGCCTCTGCCCATGCTGGGCCTGGGGCTGCTGGACTACGCCTCCGAGCCATGCTACACCACCTGTCACGTCGCTCCCTGTAGGGACCTATGGAACTATGCCCTGACGCTGCTGGTGTGGGTGCTAGCCGGTGTGCACTCCTGCTGCTCAGCCGTCACAAACCTCCTAGAGGTTGAGtacgagggagggaggaacgCTTTAGGGTGCGCTGTGCAGGAGTCTGAGTTTGTGGTACATTTCTCAGTGGGGATCTCCGTGGCCATCTGCTGTGTAATGCTGCTCCACTACAAACATCTGCCTTTGTGGCTGAAGGAGGCCAACAGGCTGTCAGAGCAGAGGGATAATGTTAACCCAATGCTGCAGAGCCACTTGAGATTCAGGTATGCCAAGTTACAGCAGCTAAGGGGTGACGAGGACGAGCAGAAAGCACTGGCAGTGGAGACTGAATGGCAGAGGCCCCCCCTTTACCTCAGCCTGACTTTGGACTTTGGCACAACGTGGGCATCTTACCTGGTCATGTGCATCGCCTGTGAGCTTTTGGGCCTTGCAGTCCCTGCTTACATCAGCATCAACCTCCTATGGTTGGAGTGCGCCAACAGCGTATTGGTGGGGCTGGTGTTCTGGCTCAAGAGCGACTGA